One region of Streptomyces subrutilus genomic DNA includes:
- a CDS encoding lipocalin-like domain-containing protein, translating into MAAHENTAGRHDALVLWERAEDLHRMGLAREPEPWEDGLRETPRPGSFEWWYFDADCDDGTSVVIVFETKALAASAGSLAPRLSLTIRTPGGRVHASRTHYDPAAFLASRDHCDVTLGPHRVRGDLTQYSIYVRTPSATADLTLTAIAPPSRVGTGTVELKDDPTQYLGWLVAVPRGTVAGRLTVHGQTWEIRGVGYHDKNWGTMDYGSVLKEWHWARAHAGEFSVTCAELRALPDHRGSRAGLFILTQGNSRLAATGTGISFTPHTPAHPTADIRWADRATLTLGEAQDLSPSTGSRLAPYRRFTAPAQIDVGHGPGRQSANGTATAEHALFLPTAPAACEPPSHHGGGRTSAAFHASDLTDPLWGPAND; encoded by the coding sequence ATGGCGGCACACGAGAACACGGCCGGCCGGCACGACGCCCTGGTGCTGTGGGAACGCGCCGAGGACTTGCACCGGATGGGACTGGCCCGTGAACCGGAGCCCTGGGAGGACGGTCTGCGCGAGACCCCGAGGCCGGGCAGCTTCGAGTGGTGGTACTTCGACGCCGACTGCGACGACGGAACCAGCGTCGTCATCGTGTTCGAGACCAAGGCGCTTGCAGCATCGGCCGGGTCTTTGGCACCACGGCTTTCCCTGACGATCCGCACACCCGGCGGACGCGTCCACGCAAGCCGAACGCATTACGATCCGGCAGCGTTTTTGGCCTCGCGTGATCACTGCGACGTGACACTCGGGCCCCACCGTGTACGGGGGGACCTCACCCAGTACAGCATCTACGTGCGCACTCCGTCGGCCACCGCGGACCTCACCCTCACCGCGATCGCACCGCCGTCTCGTGTCGGCACCGGGACCGTCGAACTCAAAGACGATCCGACGCAGTATCTGGGCTGGCTGGTAGCGGTCCCCCGCGGCACCGTAGCCGGGCGCCTGACCGTGCACGGACAGACCTGGGAGATACGCGGAGTGGGGTACCACGACAAGAACTGGGGAACCATGGACTACGGCAGCGTGCTGAAGGAATGGCACTGGGCCCGCGCACACGCAGGCGAGTTCTCTGTCACCTGCGCCGAACTGCGCGCGCTGCCCGACCACCGCGGCAGCAGAGCGGGATTGTTCATCCTCACTCAGGGAAACAGCCGGCTCGCCGCCACAGGGACCGGCATCTCCTTCACCCCTCACACCCCGGCACACCCGACCGCCGACATCCGCTGGGCGGACCGTGCCACCCTCACCCTGGGAGAAGCGCAGGACCTCAGCCCGTCCACGGGCAGCAGGCTGGCACCGTACCGGCGGTTCACCGCGCCGGCCCAGATCGACGTCGGCCACGGCCCTGGGCGACAGAGCGCGAACGGCACCGCCACCGCCGAGCATGCGCTCTTCCTGCCCACAGCCCCCGCGGCCTGCGAGCCACCCTCTCACCATGGCGGGGGCCGCACGTCTGCGGCATTCCACGCAAGCGACCTGACGGATCCACTGTGGGGGCCTGCCAATGACTGA
- a CDS encoding helicase associated domain-containing protein: MSAARGWAAEHGHLLAPLDAAYQGAPVGIWLKNARVAARKAQEIDQRRAEGLPVQSSAGAMTRERREQLEEIDPSWCPAWPVTWQRCFHLVRQHLDAGEALPTKAGEAVRQGEDLGRWVTSVRLGWDQLTGVQQ, from the coding sequence GTGTCCGCCGCGCGCGGGTGGGCCGCCGAGCACGGGCACCTCCTGGCACCGCTGGACGCCGCCTACCAGGGCGCACCCGTGGGGATCTGGCTGAAGAACGCCCGGGTCGCTGCGCGGAAGGCGCAGGAGATCGACCAGCGGCGCGCCGAGGGGCTGCCGGTCCAGTCGTCGGCCGGGGCGATGACGCGGGAGCGGCGCGAGCAGCTGGAGGAGATCGACCCGTCCTGGTGCCCGGCGTGGCCGGTGACGTGGCAACGCTGCTTCCACCTCGTGCGGCAACACCTCGACGCCGGTGAAGCGCTGCCGACCAAAGCGGGCGAGGCCGTGCGCCAGGGCGAGGACCTCGGCCGCTGGGTCACCTCGGTCCGGCTCGGGTGGGACCAGCTCACCGGGGTCCAGCAGTGA
- a CDS encoding ester cyclase yields MPARLARAWSTADSDAFGSLFAETAAYTDLGYATSLRGRSEITAWHRNVRTAIPDFAAEIEDCFTTVDGKACLCATWTGTRTGDLYGLPGTGGRFTISAASVFAMTPEGLITTCVDYYSLPDFERQTGHRPIP; encoded by the coding sequence ATGCCCGCTCGTCTGGCCCGTGCCTGGTCGACGGCAGACTCCGACGCATTCGGATCGCTGTTCGCCGAGACGGCCGCCTACACCGACCTCGGATACGCAACCAGCCTTCGAGGAAGATCCGAGATCACGGCCTGGCACCGAAACGTGCGGACCGCCATCCCCGATTTCGCTGCTGAGATCGAGGACTGCTTCACCACCGTCGACGGCAAGGCGTGCCTGTGCGCGACCTGGACCGGCACCCGCACCGGAGACCTGTACGGCCTACCCGGCACCGGCGGCCGCTTCACCATCTCCGCCGCATCCGTGTTCGCAATGACACCCGAAGGCCTGATCACCACCTGCGTCGACTACTACAGCCTCCCCGACTTCGAACGCCAAACCGGGCATCGGCCCATCCCGTGA
- a CDS encoding RICIN domain-containing protein, producing MKKIHSLALSVGLVAALTGTAQATGQPGRAPLPTNQITNVISGYVIDSAGKTGSNRVPVYIYKDAANPSDNLRWRYDPATQHIVNIATGYVLDSGGDTSRAVVQVYAYKDATGPSNNLKWRWDADRQHIVNVATGYALDAGPIRSTSPSSQSLFAYWDNTSTSDTLRWKTDIFN from the coding sequence GTGAAGAAGATCCATTCCCTCGCCCTCTCCGTCGGCCTGGTCGCTGCGCTGACCGGAACCGCGCAGGCCACTGGGCAGCCCGGCCGTGCGCCGCTGCCGACCAACCAGATCACGAACGTGATCAGCGGCTACGTCATCGACAGCGCCGGGAAGACCGGCAGTAACCGGGTGCCGGTCTACATCTACAAGGACGCCGCCAACCCCTCGGACAACCTGAGGTGGAGGTATGACCCGGCCACCCAGCACATCGTCAACATCGCGACCGGCTACGTCCTCGACAGCGGCGGCGACACCAGCCGGGCCGTGGTGCAGGTCTACGCCTACAAGGACGCCACCGGCCCTTCGAACAACCTGAAGTGGAGGTGGGACGCCGACAGGCAGCACATCGTCAACGTCGCCACCGGCTACGCCCTCGACGCCGGACCCATCCGCTCGACCAGCCCCAGCTCGCAGTCCCTCTTCGCGTACTGGGACAACACCAGCACCTCGGACACCCTGAGGTGGAAGACCGACATCTTCAACTGA
- a CDS encoding DEAD/DEAH box helicase, translating into MATGSGKTRVAVRSAEELHAGRVLVLVPSLDLLAQTEAAWREGGRRGPMIGVSSLRGEEVSFPNTTDVDELVEWTRGLEKVTVYATYASLGLGTLERAHAGGLAAWDLIVVDEAHRVSGRIGKPWAVIHDNTRIPALRRLYMTATPRMWQLGDDDAAGSPGELVASMDDDPDGPFGSRCFTLSLSEAIDRGICAPYQVVCVDVTDTQLQAAQLLGTESSSAEVRGTRLAALQTALVKASAEEGFRRTLVFHHVVKEAEAFAAGLPDVAEQLHASDRELYPATIWADWLCGEHKPLHRRRVLAEFAEGIATDGTVVEKGYLGSVKVLGEGVDTKNCDSVYWADVRGSMPDLVQAVGRALRMQPGEGKVASLVVPILLGPGETADNMLTSRAYGGLAKLLEALRAHDARIVETLAEQQAPSRYKPVSEDDSRKSGNGTGSGSGAVSGPAKALLKFSTPRDPAALAAFINLRVLNPEHEHWRRGVEAAVIYARAHGDLRVPFTFRVPAAEDAKKAGWPASLANFPLGQWTADARRFYSRGDMDQERVAQLEKLGMVWSHFDVAWPRACPPRAGGPPSTGTSWHRWTPPTRAHPWGSG; encoded by the coding sequence ATGGCGACCGGGTCCGGGAAGACTCGTGTGGCGGTCCGCAGCGCGGAGGAGCTCCACGCGGGCCGTGTGCTTGTGCTCGTGCCCTCGCTGGACCTGCTCGCCCAGACCGAGGCCGCGTGGCGCGAGGGCGGCCGCCGGGGCCCGATGATCGGGGTGTCCTCGCTGCGGGGTGAGGAGGTGTCCTTCCCCAACACCACGGACGTGGACGAGCTGGTGGAGTGGACGCGCGGCCTGGAGAAGGTCACCGTGTACGCCACGTACGCCTCCCTCGGGCTGGGCACTCTGGAGCGGGCACACGCCGGAGGCTTGGCGGCTTGGGACCTCATCGTCGTGGACGAGGCCCACCGTGTTTCTGGTCGGATCGGGAAGCCGTGGGCGGTCATCCACGACAACACCCGCATCCCGGCCCTGCGCCGGCTGTACATGACGGCCACGCCCCGGATGTGGCAGCTCGGAGACGACGACGCGGCCGGCTCGCCCGGTGAGCTGGTCGCGAGCATGGATGACGACCCGGACGGCCCGTTCGGCAGTCGGTGCTTCACCTTGTCGCTCTCGGAAGCCATCGACCGGGGCATCTGTGCCCCCTACCAGGTCGTATGCGTGGACGTCACCGACACCCAGCTCCAGGCCGCGCAGCTCCTGGGCACGGAGAGCAGCTCGGCCGAAGTCCGCGGGACGCGGCTCGCCGCTCTGCAGACCGCGCTGGTGAAGGCGTCGGCGGAGGAGGGTTTCCGCAGGACGCTGGTCTTCCACCACGTGGTGAAGGAGGCCGAAGCCTTCGCGGCCGGCCTGCCCGACGTCGCCGAGCAGCTGCACGCCAGCGACCGCGAGCTGTACCCGGCCACGATCTGGGCGGACTGGCTGTGCGGTGAGCACAAGCCGCTCCACCGCCGCCGGGTCCTCGCGGAGTTCGCCGAGGGGATCGCCACGGACGGCACCGTCGTGGAGAAGGGCTACCTCGGCTCCGTGAAGGTGCTGGGCGAGGGCGTCGACACCAAGAACTGCGACTCCGTCTACTGGGCGGATGTCCGCGGCTCCATGCCCGACCTCGTCCAAGCCGTGGGCCGAGCCCTGCGGATGCAGCCCGGCGAGGGCAAGGTCGCCTCACTGGTGGTGCCGATCCTGCTCGGCCCCGGCGAGACGGCGGACAACATGCTCACGTCGCGGGCGTACGGCGGGCTCGCCAAGCTCCTGGAAGCACTCCGCGCGCACGACGCGCGGATCGTGGAGACCCTCGCGGAGCAGCAGGCCCCGAGCCGCTACAAGCCCGTCAGCGAAGACGACAGCCGGAAGAGCGGCAACGGGACCGGCAGCGGCTCCGGGGCTGTCAGTGGACCCGCCAAGGCCCTGCTGAAGTTCTCCACGCCCCGGGACCCGGCCGCGCTCGCCGCGTTCATCAACCTGCGGGTCCTGAACCCCGAACATGAGCACTGGCGGCGCGGGGTCGAGGCCGCCGTCATCTACGCCCGCGCGCACGGCGACCTGCGCGTGCCGTTCACGTTCCGCGTCCCGGCCGCCGAGGACGCGAAGAAGGCGGGGTGGCCGGCCTCGCTGGCGAACTTCCCGCTCGGGCAGTGGACCGCCGACGCCCGCCGCTTCTACAGCCGCGGCGACATGGACCAGGAGCGCGTCGCACAGCTGGAGAAGCTCGGCATGGTCTGGTCCCACTTCGACGTCGCCTGGCCGAGGGCGTGTCCGCCGCGCGCGGGTGGGCCGCCGAGCACGGGCACCTCCTGGCACCGCTGGACGCCGCCTACCAGGGCGCACCCGTGGGGATCTGGCTGA
- a CDS encoding helicase associated domain-containing protein, translating to MCEQILGIEPATEEEKPKPRTSQADKWAMHLAAAEQFFAREGHLTVPRKHIETIAIGDGQAQRDVPLKLGTWVDNQRRRAATLTPERMEQLSKVGMRWT from the coding sequence ATGTGCGAGCAGATCCTCGGCATCGAGCCCGCGACCGAGGAGGAGAAGCCGAAGCCGCGCACCAGCCAGGCAGACAAGTGGGCGATGCACCTCGCAGCCGCTGAGCAGTTCTTCGCGCGCGAGGGCCACCTGACGGTACCGCGCAAGCACATCGAGACCATCGCCATCGGCGACGGCCAGGCTCAGCGGGACGTGCCGCTGAAACTCGGGACGTGGGTCGACAACCAGCGCCGCCGGGCCGCCACCCTGACACCGGAGCGGATGGAGCAACTGTCCAAGGTCGGGATGAGGTGGACCTAA
- a CDS encoding ATP-binding protein: MLNRFCDVYRDGGNRYGHRMSGEHDGQRPSGTAVATDSAVAAVPQQANSRMTEFMLSVGEGKILQFKKKPQITAVAELVWNALDANATQVDVQLQRAPGDAIEQIVVTDNGHGMTPDRARESFHRYGETWKASKTHTEGATRILHGRNGEGRLFAFALGDQLTWDSAALVDDALVGVRASGNADHATIWQVVETEADREEPGTTVRIRVPQGKSLRYLEHEDAAANLTAKLAFYLRAYPDVCVTYDGKRLDPAEIIVGEPVDIPLVLPEEDSDDCPPAVVTFVEWNRRMSDRKMLICNADGIALYEEGKDWSDSIVSFTPYLRSDRFNGLTVEDLHMLPMTHAALLDAAAKAVREHLALRGAQISAAVVRQLKNEGIYPYKGGPTTGTEAIERQTFDVVVTVAREALPTKGMARRLSVDLIRTALESNPGDLHDILEKVLALSLDDRRHLKNLLHSTDLAHVISAATEVTNRLDVIGGLRKILADDALRREFREVDQLHPMIAQNLWLFGDDWAWARTEVGLTNVLHAHLDELGDDVVLENRLEEVLQPDGRRGRVDILMFRSRRDEDSTERLVIELKRPTVEVGKKELDQIKGYARAIVDNPQYKGVEGCKWRFYLITYDYSDKILRDIRQKDKPAGLLDDQDEYEVWVKSWAEIFDTAEKKLLFFQRQLNYEATDARVTQHLRESYSRFIPEGLAEDQGPDTPVAS; the protein is encoded by the coding sequence GTGCTGAACCGCTTCTGCGATGTGTACCGCGATGGGGGAAACCGGTACGGTCACCGCATGTCAGGGGAACACGACGGACAGCGCCCGTCCGGTACAGCGGTAGCCACGGACAGCGCCGTCGCGGCCGTGCCGCAACAGGCGAATTCGCGCATGACCGAGTTCATGCTGTCGGTCGGCGAAGGGAAGATCCTTCAGTTCAAGAAGAAACCCCAGATCACGGCCGTGGCCGAGCTGGTGTGGAACGCCCTCGACGCGAACGCCACCCAAGTCGACGTCCAGCTCCAACGCGCCCCAGGCGACGCCATCGAGCAGATCGTGGTGACGGACAACGGCCACGGCATGACGCCGGACCGTGCTCGTGAGTCCTTTCACCGATACGGCGAGACGTGGAAGGCCAGCAAGACACACACCGAGGGCGCCACCCGCATCCTGCATGGCCGAAACGGCGAAGGACGGCTCTTCGCCTTCGCTCTGGGAGACCAGCTCACGTGGGACTCGGCGGCCCTGGTGGACGACGCGCTCGTCGGTGTCCGCGCCAGCGGCAACGCCGATCACGCCACCATCTGGCAGGTCGTAGAGACCGAAGCCGACCGCGAAGAGCCGGGAACGACGGTCCGCATCCGCGTTCCCCAAGGCAAGTCCCTGCGCTACCTCGAACACGAAGATGCCGCGGCCAATCTCACCGCGAAGCTCGCGTTCTACCTGCGCGCCTACCCGGACGTCTGTGTCACCTACGACGGCAAGAGGCTGGACCCAGCCGAGATCATCGTGGGCGAGCCCGTCGACATCCCGCTGGTACTGCCGGAGGAGGACAGCGACGACTGCCCGCCCGCGGTGGTCACCTTCGTCGAGTGGAACCGGCGCATGAGCGACCGCAAGATGCTCATCTGCAACGCCGACGGCATCGCCTTGTACGAGGAGGGCAAAGACTGGTCGGACAGCATCGTCAGCTTCACCCCCTACCTGCGGTCCGACCGGTTCAACGGCCTAACCGTGGAAGACCTCCACATGCTGCCCATGACCCACGCTGCGCTCCTGGACGCAGCGGCCAAGGCTGTTCGGGAGCATCTGGCCCTGCGCGGCGCCCAGATCTCAGCAGCGGTTGTCCGTCAGCTGAAGAACGAGGGCATCTACCCCTACAAGGGCGGCCCGACGACCGGCACCGAAGCGATCGAGCGGCAGACCTTCGACGTAGTGGTGACCGTGGCCCGGGAAGCCCTTCCCACCAAGGGCATGGCCCGTCGGCTCTCCGTCGACCTCATCCGCACGGCTCTCGAATCCAACCCTGGCGATCTCCACGACATCCTGGAGAAGGTCCTCGCCCTCAGCCTGGACGACCGCCGGCACCTGAAGAACCTCCTGCACAGTACCGACCTGGCCCACGTCATCAGCGCCGCCACCGAGGTCACCAACCGCCTCGATGTCATCGGTGGACTCCGCAAGATCCTGGCTGACGACGCGCTCCGGCGTGAATTCCGCGAGGTTGACCAGCTGCACCCGATGATCGCCCAGAACCTATGGCTGTTCGGCGACGACTGGGCCTGGGCACGTACAGAGGTTGGGCTCACCAACGTCCTTCACGCTCACCTGGACGAACTCGGCGATGACGTCGTCCTCGAGAACCGACTGGAGGAAGTACTGCAGCCGGACGGCCGCCGCGGCCGGGTGGACATCCTGATGTTCCGCAGCCGCCGCGACGAAGACTCCACCGAGCGCCTCGTCATCGAGCTCAAGCGCCCTACCGTCGAGGTCGGCAAGAAGGAACTCGACCAGATCAAGGGCTACGCCCGCGCGATCGTCGACAACCCGCAGTACAAGGGGGTGGAGGGCTGCAAGTGGCGGTTCTACCTCATCACGTACGACTACTCGGACAAGATCCTTCGGGACATCCGACAGAAGGACAAGCCGGCGGGGCTGCTCGACGACCAGGACGAGTACGAAGTCTGGGTGAAGAGCTGGGCTGAGATCTTCGATACCGCCGAGAAGAAGTTGCTGTTCTTCCAGCGCCAGCTGAACTACGAAGCCACGGACGCTCGCGTCACCCAGCACCTGCGCGAGAGCTACTCACGCTTCATCCCCGAGGGCCTAGCTGAAGACCAGGGCCCGGACACGCCCGTCGCCAGCTGA
- a CDS encoding terpene synthase family protein produces the protein MPGDTRILFPVGFRFGVSPDLEEAREKNRQWAGEYGIAAGAQAMALYDSWDLARVSACMYPYATGLDLQLVVDHMGFWYPFDDQFDRPLGFDPAATARACEELITIVHHGRAGLRPRPTVVAGAFADIWERSTKGMSPAWKARAAYHWEYYFASYAQEAAARLQGVIPDFETFLRLRIGVSAMSTVCDLSERVAGYEVPAVAFHSLPLIEMRQLAEELPCLANDVYTLDREEPRGDVVNLILVLEKEQGCSREDAVDIAYKLVNERLRRFNELKGTIAGLGPALGLDARQCADVERYAGALEYLISGYMAWGIDTHRHFPQTVVPPDEPGYPEDLLVPASE, from the coding sequence ATGCCCGGCGACACAAGGATCCTGTTTCCCGTCGGCTTCCGCTTCGGTGTGAGTCCGGACCTGGAGGAGGCGCGGGAGAAGAACCGGCAGTGGGCAGGTGAGTACGGGATCGCAGCCGGTGCCCAGGCCATGGCGCTTTACGATTCCTGGGACTTGGCCAGGGTCTCCGCCTGCATGTACCCGTACGCGACCGGTCTGGATCTGCAGCTCGTAGTCGATCACATGGGGTTTTGGTACCCCTTCGACGACCAGTTCGACAGGCCCCTCGGGTTCGACCCGGCCGCCACGGCGCGGGCCTGCGAGGAACTGATCACCATCGTCCACCACGGACGCGCCGGCCTGCGCCCACGCCCGACAGTCGTCGCCGGCGCCTTCGCCGACATCTGGGAGCGCAGCACCAAGGGCATGTCGCCGGCCTGGAAGGCGCGCGCCGCCTACCACTGGGAGTACTACTTCGCCTCCTACGCCCAGGAAGCGGCAGCCCGCCTGCAGGGAGTCATCCCCGACTTCGAGACGTTCCTGCGGTTGCGCATCGGGGTCAGCGCCATGAGCACGGTCTGCGACCTGAGTGAAAGAGTCGCAGGATATGAGGTTCCCGCCGTTGCGTTCCACAGCTTGCCCCTGATCGAGATGCGCCAGCTCGCCGAAGAACTTCCGTGCCTGGCCAACGACGTCTACACGCTGGACCGGGAGGAGCCGCGCGGTGACGTTGTCAACCTCATCCTGGTTCTGGAGAAGGAACAGGGCTGCTCGCGCGAGGACGCGGTCGACATCGCCTACAAGCTTGTCAACGAGCGGCTGCGACGCTTCAACGAGCTGAAGGGGACTATTGCCGGTCTTGGTCCCGCTCTTGGTCTGGACGCCCGGCAGTGTGCCGACGTCGAACGTTACGCTGGCGCGCTGGAGTACCTCATCTCGGGCTACATGGCCTGGGGCATCGATACGCACCGCCACTTCCCGCAGACCGTCGTTCCTCCGGACGAGCCGGGCTACCCCGAGGATCTGCTGGTCCCCGCCTCTGAGTGA
- a CDS encoding DUF6603 domain-containing protein has product MEDVRKLLDQAAGGAVEIPVSVFADPDAAGLVFPGGTVRIDGAVGGSRTLSVGGQAKITASTAPVDLAFTVDGEWVTGAVATVALGQGCSLVLVDGAPDGTDLPAGAWALADGRALRLTRRMPAPPTDPQRLDGLGRALPAVKPRDGAGRDADARDRTPRALVTDHGILTPRPGPRRRKGMRVLEAPSVRGWSPIGTPGGDNGLSVDYYNPPLRIAGALTALPACPTYKTVVGGVLLVDTGAFNGSAMGAYVVPHGNGAEPSLFAYGSRGSQTGFGPPLFQVRGISAGFGWNSRVRVPAADALGSFPFLMALDNPGAIGADGEEVDPLRVLGELIGGSNPWVRPQEGDLWFAAGLAFDCFETFSGRAMALVQTGSDLTISLLGAAGMQLPTKSEKKIARVEIGIEATLRPTAGELSIGAAFTEKTFLIDPNCKLRGGVGMKFWFGDHPQAGDFAFMLGAIPAGRELPARYPRQQPAGLTWGVGSTVNITGNAYAAFTPKSLMAGGSLEVVFQSGMLRAWLTARVDALLEWNPFYFDVGMGIRVGVSATIKIWFVKIKISIEVGVSVRVWGPAVGGEATVHLWFISFTIGFGADRRNQTPALDWGGFQGMLPPPENMVRTTAIAGYTGEGAPATRSAVKPWLVSNGGFTFTADSQAPLSKIYLNQAATPSRSPPTPPWTSCRCTCRARAANCTSGLPTTAGTRP; this is encoded by the coding sequence GTGGAAGACGTTCGGAAGCTTCTCGACCAGGCGGCGGGCGGTGCGGTCGAGATCCCGGTGTCAGTGTTCGCCGACCCCGACGCCGCGGGGCTCGTCTTTCCGGGCGGTACGGTGCGGATCGACGGCGCGGTGGGCGGATCGCGGACCCTGTCGGTCGGCGGGCAGGCGAAGATCACCGCGTCCACGGCGCCGGTGGACCTCGCGTTCACCGTCGACGGCGAATGGGTGACCGGAGCGGTGGCCACGGTCGCCCTGGGCCAGGGCTGCAGTCTGGTCCTGGTCGATGGCGCCCCGGACGGTACGGATCTGCCTGCCGGGGCTTGGGCGCTGGCGGACGGCCGGGCGCTGCGGCTGACCCGGCGCATGCCCGCGCCGCCGACCGACCCCCAGCGTCTGGACGGCCTGGGCCGCGCCCTGCCCGCCGTGAAGCCCCGCGACGGAGCCGGCCGCGACGCAGATGCCCGGGACCGGACACCCCGGGCGCTGGTCACCGACCACGGCATCCTCACCCCCCGCCCCGGACCGCGCCGCCGCAAGGGCATGCGGGTCTTGGAGGCGCCGTCGGTGCGCGGCTGGTCGCCGATCGGCACCCCGGGTGGTGACAACGGTCTGAGCGTCGACTACTACAACCCGCCGCTGCGGATCGCCGGTGCGCTGACCGCGTTGCCGGCTTGCCCGACGTACAAGACGGTGGTCGGCGGGGTGCTGTTGGTGGACACCGGCGCGTTCAACGGCTCCGCGATGGGCGCCTACGTCGTGCCCCACGGGAATGGTGCGGAGCCGTCGCTGTTCGCCTACGGTTCCCGGGGCAGTCAGACCGGTTTCGGGCCGCCGTTGTTCCAGGTGCGTGGGATCTCGGCCGGGTTCGGCTGGAACAGCCGCGTGCGCGTCCCGGCGGCCGACGCGCTGGGCAGCTTCCCCTTTCTGATGGCCTTGGACAACCCGGGCGCGATCGGCGCGGACGGCGAGGAGGTCGACCCGCTCAGGGTCCTGGGTGAGCTGATCGGCGGGTCGAATCCGTGGGTGAGGCCGCAGGAGGGCGATCTGTGGTTTGCCGCGGGCCTGGCCTTCGACTGTTTTGAGACCTTCAGCGGCCGCGCCATGGCGCTGGTGCAGACCGGCTCCGACCTGACGATCAGTCTGCTCGGTGCGGCGGGCATGCAGCTGCCGACCAAGAGCGAGAAGAAGATCGCCCGGGTGGAGATCGGCATCGAGGCGACCTTGCGCCCGACGGCCGGGGAGCTGAGCATCGGCGCGGCGTTCACCGAGAAGACGTTCCTCATCGATCCGAACTGCAAGCTGCGCGGCGGCGTCGGCATGAAGTTCTGGTTTGGCGACCACCCGCAGGCCGGCGATTTCGCGTTCATGCTCGGCGCGATCCCCGCGGGCCGGGAGCTGCCCGCCCGCTACCCGCGCCAGCAGCCCGCCGGTCTGACCTGGGGCGTCGGGTCCACTGTCAACATCACCGGCAACGCCTACGCCGCGTTCACGCCCAAGTCCCTGATGGCCGGCGGCTCGCTGGAGGTCGTCTTCCAGTCCGGCATGCTGCGCGCTTGGCTCACCGCGCGGGTGGACGCCCTGCTGGAGTGGAATCCCTTCTACTTCGATGTCGGGATGGGTATCCGGGTCGGGGTCTCCGCGACCATCAAGATCTGGTTCGTCAAGATCAAGATCTCGATCGAGGTCGGTGTCAGCGTCCGGGTCTGGGGCCCCGCGGTGGGCGGTGAGGCCACCGTCCACCTGTGGTTCATCTCCTTCACCATCGGCTTCGGCGCCGACCGGCGCAACCAGACCCCGGCGCTTGACTGGGGCGGCTTCCAGGGCATGCTGCCGCCGCCGGAGAACATGGTCCGCACCACGGCGATCGCCGGATACACCGGCGAGGGCGCCCCGGCCACCCGCAGCGCGGTCAAGCCGTGGCTGGTGAGCAATGGCGGCTTCACCTTCACCGCCGACTCCCAGGCGCCCCTCAGCAAGATCTACCTCAACCAGGCGGCGACACCGTCGAGGTCGCCTCCGACACCACCGTGGACATCCTGCCGATGCACGTGCAGGGCAAGGGCAGCGAACTGCACGTCTGGCTTACCCACGACGGCCGGGACGCGACCCTGA